In a genomic window of Novosphingobium sp. KA1:
- a CDS encoding ATP-binding protein translates to MPIFRKGNRSASLSARIACILVAGLLLAQLLTSTIWFESRRRQMLEIPARVFATRVADALRLLDARPPRDRAELMAALQAPGLSLRFAPHLPAPQAGVQDVQRSSALLQHTMRVHLGRPVEVRVISAQLLDDRGRPANTWAMLSAQEPAAQFRVAVRCDPADPWLLAEGHEDENGADLDRVGTIADYVVRIYALRILIVGLLTWFAVRLGMTPLKRMADAAEALGRDIHSPPLETSGPREVRRAAEAFNAMQQKVVGHIEERTRFLAAVSHDLRSPITRLRLRTEMLPDETQKAGFRKDLVEMEGMVDATLSFMKGGVDEELTGDIDLDVMLGEMVANLRDHGAAVTLSGSANGRIAGFPNGLRRCIGNLVENALRYAGSAQIVVSASPAQIAITVQDRGPGIPEEALDLVFEPFYRQEDSRNVASGGVGLGLSIARDIAAAHQGTLWLRNRSGGGLEANLRLPRGGCRT, encoded by the coding sequence ATGCCGATTTTCCGCAAGGGCAATCGCTCCGCCTCGCTGTCGGCGCGGATTGCCTGCATCCTTGTCGCCGGGCTCCTGCTCGCCCAGTTGCTGACCAGCACCATCTGGTTCGAAAGCCGCCGCCGCCAGATGCTGGAGATCCCGGCGCGCGTTTTCGCCACGCGTGTGGCCGACGCCCTGCGCCTGCTGGACGCCCGCCCGCCCCGGGACCGCGCCGAATTGATGGCGGCGCTTCAGGCGCCGGGCCTTTCGCTGCGCTTCGCCCCGCACCTGCCGGCGCCGCAAGCTGGGGTGCAGGACGTGCAGCGCTCGTCTGCGCTGCTTCAGCACACGATGCGCGTGCACTTGGGCCGACCGGTGGAGGTGAGGGTCATCAGTGCGCAATTGCTGGACGACCGCGGGCGGCCCGCGAACACGTGGGCGATGCTGTCCGCGCAGGAACCGGCCGCGCAATTTCGCGTCGCCGTCCGCTGCGATCCCGCCGATCCCTGGCTGCTGGCCGAGGGGCATGAGGATGAGAACGGGGCCGACTTGGACCGGGTCGGGACCATCGCCGACTATGTGGTGCGCATCTATGCCCTGCGCATCCTGATCGTCGGGCTGCTGACCTGGTTCGCCGTGCGGCTGGGGATGACGCCGCTGAAACGCATGGCCGATGCGGCCGAGGCGCTGGGGCGCGACATTCACAGCCCGCCGCTGGAAACCTCGGGCCCGCGCGAGGTGCGCCGCGCCGCCGAGGCATTCAACGCCATGCAGCAGAAGGTGGTCGGCCATATAGAGGAGCGCACCCGCTTTCTGGCCGCCGTGTCGCACGATTTGCGCTCCCCCATCACGCGCCTGCGGCTGCGCACCGAAATGCTGCCTGACGAGACGCAGAAGGCGGGTTTCCGCAAGGATCTGGTCGAAATGGAGGGGATGGTCGATGCAACGCTGTCCTTCATGAAAGGCGGCGTCGATGAGGAATTGACCGGAGATATCGATCTCGACGTGATGCTGGGGGAAATGGTCGCGAACTTGCGCGACCATGGGGCGGCGGTGACGCTGAGCGGATCGGCCAACGGCAGGATCGCCGGGTTTCCGAACGGGTTGCGGCGCTGTATCGGCAATCTGGTGGAGAACGCGCTGCGTTATGCCGGCAGTGCGCAGATCGTGGTTTCCGCAAGTCCCGCGCAGATCGCCATCACGGTGCAGGACAGGGGGCCGGGCATACCGGAGGAGGCGCTCGACCTGGTGTTCGAACCGTTCTACCGGCAGGAGGATTCCCGGAACGTGGCGTCCGGCGGCGTTGGCCTGGGCTTGAGCATCGCCCGCGATATTGCCGCGGCCCATCAAGGCACGCTCTGGCTGCGCAACCGGTCCGGGGGTGGGCTGGAGGCCAATCTTCGGCTTCCCCGAGGGGGCTGCCGCACGTAA
- a CDS encoding TonB-dependent receptor domain-containing protein, with translation MRDYNRKFRQLLTGGTAALGVTIALAQPAMAQDSVQNSASADEASDAGSAIFVTGSRIDRKGFDAPTPTTVVGETELRLGARPSIAQVLNDLPQFRATQTPASTVANTNSSASAMDLRGLGVTRTLTLLNNRRFTGSADLNTIPQGLVKRVDVVTGGASAAWGSGAIGGVVNIILDDELEGVTLGAQNGISSRGDGYRYSFDGTFGTKFAGGRGHFMIGAEYQHDEGILDRNSRKNVGSSNLFSPVGGDHAYILVRDVNASNTSLGGLITSGSLAGQTFNSDGTLRDFQYGSQISGTTMVGGEGVATNDEYALTNPYQRVNSYARASFEVGDATFWADGSYSRIWASYPFYAESGTYTISAANPYLSDTIRSQLAAAGETSIKVGRVFEDYGYRNFDYYRQNVEGAIGVDGSFADGKWRYSAYYSHGEMRNMQSYHNQITGTNLTNALDAVTDSSGNIVCRVALTDPDTACAPLNILGTGTASQAAIDYVFGNTARAVYTTKLDSMGGSLRGDPFSTWAGPVSIAVGAEARWEEQVTSGLDAVSAAKGFSRFNFSPLNGGFNVQEFFGEVAVPLLDQPFSKLDVNGAARYSHYSTSGGIWSWKLGLTDRIFNNLLLRVSRSRDIRSGSLSELFTTTTTSFSTVAENGNTYSVTRYGGGNADLKPEIGSTLTLGAVFTPSFLPGFNLSVDYYNIKLRDAITSLGAQDIVSGCDNGNTSLCSQIVRDGSGAPTTIYTTYINLAEYKTKGIDIEGTYQFPLSTIAANLGGNLRLRGLATYVPKVLINDGTTTVDRAGDVGDNVSFGTPHWRASGIVTYTSDTFSLDTRVRYVGGGKFNHALDIANNDISARVYVDLGAQVNIDKFTLFANVNNLFDRDPPLTTYGAIHYDTIGRYFTMGAKVRF, from the coding sequence ATGCGTGATTATAACCGCAAGTTCCGCCAGTTGCTGACCGGGGGCACTGCCGCCCTCGGTGTGACCATCGCGCTTGCCCAGCCCGCCATGGCGCAGGACAGCGTTCAAAATTCGGCGTCTGCCGATGAAGCCAGCGATGCCGGCTCCGCCATCTTCGTCACCGGCTCGCGCATCGACCGCAAGGGCTTCGACGCGCCGACGCCGACCACTGTCGTGGGCGAGACCGAACTGCGCCTCGGCGCCCGTCCCAGCATTGCGCAGGTCCTGAACGACCTTCCCCAGTTCCGCGCCACGCAGACCCCGGCCAGCACCGTCGCCAACACGAACTCCAGCGCCTCGGCCATGGACCTTCGCGGCCTTGGCGTCACCCGCACGCTGACGCTGCTCAACAACCGCCGCTTCACCGGTTCGGCCGACCTCAACACCATTCCGCAGGGCCTGGTGAAGCGCGTCGACGTCGTCACCGGCGGCGCCTCGGCGGCATGGGGTTCGGGCGCCATCGGCGGCGTCGTCAACATCATCCTCGACGACGAGCTTGAAGGCGTCACCCTCGGCGCGCAGAACGGCATCTCCTCGCGCGGGGACGGCTATCGCTACAGCTTCGACGGCACCTTCGGCACCAAGTTCGCGGGCGGCCGCGGCCACTTCATGATCGGCGCCGAATACCAGCACGACGAAGGCATTCTCGACCGCAACTCGCGCAAGAACGTCGGCAGCTCGAACCTGTTCTCGCCGGTCGGCGGCGACCATGCCTATATCCTCGTGCGCGACGTCAACGCGTCCAACACCAGCCTCGGCGGCCTGATCACGTCGGGCAGCCTTGCCGGGCAGACCTTCAACTCGGACGGCACCCTGCGCGACTTCCAGTACGGCAGCCAGATCAGCGGCACCACGATGGTCGGCGGCGAAGGCGTTGCCACCAACGACGAATACGCCCTCACCAACCCCTACCAGCGCGTGAATTCCTACGCCCGCGCCAGCTTCGAAGTGGGCGATGCCACCTTCTGGGCGGACGGCAGCTACAGCCGCATCTGGGCCAGCTATCCGTTCTATGCGGAAAGCGGCACTTACACGATCTCGGCCGCCAACCCCTACCTGTCGGACACGATCCGCAGCCAGCTTGCCGCCGCGGGCGAAACCAGCATCAAGGTCGGCCGCGTGTTCGAGGACTACGGCTACCGCAACTTCGACTACTACCGCCAGAACGTGGAAGGCGCGATCGGCGTGGACGGCAGCTTTGCCGACGGCAAGTGGCGCTACAGCGCCTATTACAGCCACGGCGAAATGCGCAACATGCAGAGCTACCACAACCAGATCACCGGCACGAACCTGACCAACGCGCTGGATGCGGTGACGGATTCCAGCGGCAACATCGTCTGCCGCGTGGCGCTGACCGACCCGGATACCGCCTGCGCCCCGCTCAACATCCTGGGCACCGGCACTGCCAGCCAGGCCGCCATCGACTATGTCTTCGGCAACACCGCCCGCGCCGTCTACACCACCAAGCTGGACTCGATGGGCGGCAGCCTGCGCGGCGATCCGTTCTCGACCTGGGCGGGCCCGGTCTCGATCGCGGTCGGCGCCGAAGCGCGCTGGGAAGAACAGGTGACCAGCGGCCTTGACGCGGTTTCCGCCGCCAAGGGCTTCAGCCGCTTCAACTTCTCGCCGCTCAACGGCGGCTTCAACGTGCAGGAGTTCTTCGGCGAAGTCGCCGTGCCGCTGCTCGACCAGCCGTTCAGCAAGCTCGATGTCAACGGTGCGGCGCGCTACAGCCACTACAGCACCAGCGGCGGCATCTGGTCGTGGAAGCTGGGCCTGACCGACCGCATCTTCAACAACCTGCTGCTGCGCGTCTCGCGTTCGCGCGACATCCGCTCGGGCAGCCTCAGCGAACTGTTCACCACCACCACCACGAGCTTCTCGACCGTGGCGGAGAACGGCAACACCTACTCGGTCACCCGCTACGGCGGCGGCAATGCCGACCTGAAGCCCGAAATCGGCAGCACGCTGACGCTGGGCGCGGTGTTCACGCCCTCGTTCCTGCCGGGCTTCAACCTCTCGGTCGACTACTACAACATCAAGCTGCGCGACGCGATCACCTCGCTGGGTGCGCAGGACATCGTCTCGGGCTGCGACAACGGCAATACCTCGCTGTGCAGCCAGATCGTGCGCGATGGCTCCGGCGCGCCGACCACGATCTACACCACCTACATCAACCTGGCCGAATACAAGACCAAGGGCATCGACATCGAGGGCACCTACCAGTTCCCGCTGAGCACGATCGCCGCGAACCTGGGCGGCAACCTGCGCCTGCGCGGCCTTGCCACCTATGTTCCCAAGGTCCTGATCAACGACGGCACCACCACCGTGGACCGCGCGGGCGACGTCGGCGACAACGTCAGCTTCGGCACCCCGCACTGGCGCGCCAGCGGCATCGTCACCTACACGAGCGACACGTTCTCGCTCGACACCCGCGTGCGTTATGTCGGCGGCGGCAAGTTCAACCATGCGCTGGACATCGCCAACAACGACATCTCGGCCCGCGTCTACGTCGACCTCGGCGCACAGGTGAACATCGACAAGTTCACCCTCTTCGCCAACGTCAACAACCTGTTCGACCGCGATCCGCCGCTGACCACTTACGGCGCGATCCACTACGACACCATCGGCCGCTATTTCACCATGGGTGCCAAGGTTCGTTTCTGA
- a CDS encoding response regulator: MTDILVVDDDADIRELLCTYLCEAGMGAKGAADGDEMWQLLERYRPDLIILDLMLPGEDGLTLCRALTARHEIPIIMLTARGALIDRIVGLELGADDYLAKPFDPRELLARINVVLRRAARSALQAPPPEPETIRFAGWQLDTRRNLLQQDDGAGHVAMGGSDFLALRTLLRHPYRTLSRDFLAREVYGRERDPSDRAIDMCISRLRQLLGDDARSPSLIRTVRNGGYVLAVDVANGG, encoded by the coding sequence GTGACCGATATTCTGGTCGTCGACGACGATGCCGACATCCGCGAACTGCTCTGCACGTATCTGTGCGAGGCGGGGATGGGCGCGAAAGGCGCCGCGGATGGCGACGAGATGTGGCAGTTGCTGGAACGCTACCGGCCCGACCTGATCATTCTCGACCTCATGCTGCCGGGGGAGGACGGGTTGACGCTCTGCCGGGCGCTGACGGCGCGGCACGAGATTCCGATCATCATGCTCACCGCACGCGGCGCGCTGATCGATCGGATTGTCGGGCTCGAACTTGGCGCGGACGATTATCTCGCCAAACCGTTCGACCCTCGCGAGCTGCTGGCCCGGATCAACGTCGTGCTGCGCCGGGCAGCGCGCTCGGCGCTCCAGGCACCGCCGCCTGAGCCCGAGACGATCCGGTTTGCCGGATGGCAGCTCGATACCCGCCGCAACCTGCTTCAGCAGGATGACGGGGCTGGGCACGTGGCGATGGGCGGATCGGACTTCCTTGCCTTGCGCACGCTGCTGCGCCACCCTTACCGGACGCTGAGCCGGGATTTTCTGGCGCGCGAGGTCTATGGGCGGGAGCGCGATCCGAGCGACCGGGCGATCGACATGTGCATCAGCCGCCTTCGCCAGCTTCTGGGCGACGATGCCCGCAGCCCGTCGCTGATCCGCACCGTCCGCAATGGCGGATATGTGTTGGCGGTGGATGTGGCGAACGGGGGCTGA